One Peromyscus leucopus breed LL Stock chromosome 6, UCI_PerLeu_2.1, whole genome shotgun sequence genomic region harbors:
- the LOC114687378 gene encoding all-trans-retinol dehydrogenase [NAD(+)] ADH4, with amino-acid sequence MGTKGKVITCKAAVAWETGSPLCIEEVEVSPPRAREVRIQVIAMCVCPTDINATNPQKKVLFPVVLGHECAGIVESVGPGVTNFKPGDKVIPFFAPQCKKCKFCLSPLTNLCGKIRNFKCPNTEQELMEDRTSRFTCKEKPIYHFMGVSSFSQYTVVSEANLARVDDDANLERVCLIGCGFSSGYGAAINTAKVTPGSTCAVFGLGCVGLSAVIGCKMAGASRIIAIDINSEKFPKAKALGATDCLNPKDLDKPIQDVITELTNGGVDFSLDCAGTAQTLKAAVECTIFGWGSCTVVGAKVEEMNISTVDFIMGRSINGTFFGGWKSVDSVPNLVTDYKNKKFNLDILVTHTLPFDKINEAIDLMNQGKSIRIILTF; translated from the exons ATGGGCACCAAGGGAAAG gTTATTACATGCAAGGCAGCCGTTGCCTGGGAAACAGGCAGTCCCCTTTGCATTGAAGAAGTTGAAGTGTCTCCCCCTAGGGCTCGTGAAGTTCGAATTCAG GTAAttgccatgtgtgtgtgcccaacGGACATCAACGCTACCAACCCTCAGAAGAAAGTGCTCTTCCCAGTAGTTCTTGGCCATGAGTGTGCAGGAATTGTAGAAAGCGTTGGGCCAGGAGTGACCAACTTCAAACCGG GTGACAAAGTAATTCCATTCTTTGCACCGCAGTGTAAAAAGTGCAAGTTCTGTCTGAGTCCTCTTACAAACCTCTGTGGGAAAATCCG gaaCTTTAAATGCCCCAATACTGAACAAGAGCTCATGGAAGACAGAACAAGCAGATTCACCTGCAAAGAAAAACCAATTTACCATTTCATGGGAGTCAGTTCATTCTCTCAGTACACTGTAGTTTCAGAAGCCAATCTTGCCAGAGTCGATGATGACGCAAACTTGGAGAGAGTTTGTCTGATTGGATGTGGGTTCTCATCAGGCTACGGGGCTGCCATAAACACTGCCAAG GTCACCCCTGGCTCTACCTGTGCTGTCTTTGGCCTGGGCTGTGTAGGTCTTTCTGCAGTAATTGGATGTAAAATGGCAGGTGCTTCCAGAATCATTGCTATTGACATCAACAGCGAGAAGTTTCCAAAAGCCAAGGCCCTGGGAGCCACTGACTGCCTTAATCCCAAGGACCTAGATAAACCCATCCAGGATGTCATCACTGAACTGACCAATGGAGGTGTGGATTTCTCCCTTGACTGTGCAGGAACAGCTCAGACCTTG AAAGCAGCGGTGGAGTGCACGATATTTGGCTGGGGATCATGTACTGTGGTTGGAGCAAAGGTTGAAGAAATGAATATATCCACTGTGGACTTTATAATGGGCCGTTCTATAAATGGAACGTTCTTTGGTG GTTGGAAAAGTGTAGATTCTGTCCCAAACCTGGTTACTGACTACAAAAATAAGAAGTTCAATCTGGACATACTGGTGACCCATACCCTACCTTTTGACAAAATCAATGAGGCGATTGACCTGATGAACCAAGGAAAAAG caTCCGAATAATCCTGACTTTTTGA